Genomic segment of Parageobacillus genomosp. 1:
GCCCGATTTTTTCTTCCAACGTTAGTCCATCTATCGCTTTTTGAATAATGTCATAGCGGCTTCCCTTTTCTTTGACAACGGTCACTTTCACGTTCTGTTTGCCGCTTTTTTTCGATGCAGGAGCGGTTTTAAACTCAAAAGCGATGCGGTCTTTCTGCATTCCGTCTGTCACTGTAATAAACGTTCTTCCGCTTTTTTCGAGGAAAGTAACAACACCATGATCATCCACAGTAGCTACCTTTTTATTGGATGATTTCCATCTTAGCCCTTCGGTTACTTCGGTGAAATATCCTTCCCGATGAACATGAAGCGCTCGCAGCGAAATTTTATTTCCATCGACTTTCACATCTACTTCCGGAATGTTTTGATAAATGATTAAGTCGGTCTCCGATTTTTCTGTATGCGCTTGCGGTGAAGTCCATGGAACGAAGAGCATCATCACTGCTGCTAAAATTGCCGTTATTTTTTTATAAAATGACAACATCCTTTTTCCTCCTCAATCTCAAAATGAACGTTGTTCCCACTCACTGCTTTCCCATGTTGCCTTCATCTTCTTACCGTTCTCATCCGTAAGACAAATATTCGTTACATACCAGCCACGCCCGTTGACAGAAACATCGGTATGATAGCGAAAGCGAATCGAGACAGTATGTGCTGGAATTGTCACGGTCTTTGTTATCCAATCCCCGCTGCTGCCTGTCAATAATTCTCCAACTTGCGTCCAATGAATGCCGTCTTGTGATACTTCCACCACGCCAAAATCAACGTTTGGTTCGATTCGATACCATGTATCAAAGGTTAATGTTGCTTGTTCGTTTAATGTTACATTTGTCGATAGCACCGCATTCAAACCGTCACCATATCCGGCAAACCAAGCTTGTTCTTTTCGAGGCATTGCAATCGGAATTGCATCCGCCGTTAAACGGGCAACTTGTCTGCGCAGCGGATTTGTAGACACGGTATTCCGCGTAGGATGCACACGATTTGTCAACAAAATAGCAATAACATGATTATTCGGGCTTACTACGATCGATGTACCGGTATATCCCGTATGCCCCAGTGTGGTACTTTCCGACAGCGCATCCATGTACCACCCTTGAGCAAGTTCCCATCCTAATCCATGATCGTCGCCAGGGAATTGCGGAATTTGGTTTTCCATTAATAGCCGAACCGTTTCCGGTTGCAGGATCCGCTTACCGCCATACTTTCCGTTTTGCAAAAACATTGAAGCAAAAATTGCTAAATCGTGAGCGGTTGAAAACACTCCCGCGTGGCCGGCCACCCCGTCCAGCGCCCACGCGTTTTCATCGTGGACTTCTCCCCAGACAAGCCCTCTTCCGGTCCACGGCTGGTATTCCGTAGCGGCAATTCGCGTCTTTAAGTGTGGAGGGGGATTATACATCGTATCGTTCATGCCAAGCGGTTTCGTAATGTATTTATACACAAACTGATCAAGGCGCAAACCGGACAGCCGCTCCACCAGCGCTCCTAGTGTAATCATGTTCAAATCACTGTATGTATACGTGGTTCCCGGCGGGTGTTCAAGCGGCTGTGCAAACACGATTTGCAAACGGTCTTCGCGATTGGTTCCCATTTTATATAGAGGAATCCATGCCGCAAGTCCGGAAGTATGGGTCATTAATTGACGAATGGTTACTTTTTCTTTTCCGTTTTGCGCAAATTCCGGTATGTACTTAGCGACAGGGTCATCCAAAGAAAACTTTCCTTGCTCATAAAGTTTCATCGCCGCGGTAGTCGTAAACAGCTTGCTGATAGAAGCTAAATCGAAAATAGTATCTTCCCGCATCGATATCGGCTGTTTGGATTCGGTAAACACATCATCCTCATATCGCTTTGCGTATCCATACGCTTCGTGTTTGACAATGATTCCTCTCCGAACAATATAAACAACTGCCCCTGGGATAACACGGTCACGCATCGCCTGTTCTATTACTTGATCGATTTCCCGTAAAGGTTCTTCCCTCATGCCAGCCGCTTTAGGCGATCCCGGGTGTATAACCGGAGAAACGGGGCCGGGATGATCCCAAGAAAAAGGTGTTTGTATTTTGGACTGAGTTGTTTTGTATACTTTCTTTTCAGTTTGCTCCATCGTGGGAGATGGATGTTCATGGGATATTGCGAAAACAGGTGGGGGTGAAGAAATGATGACTGATCCTAACATTACAGACGACAAAACGATGGAAATAGACCGATTGCTCATCAGCAGCCTCCTTTTCATCAAAATAACTAATAGAAAAAACGTATTTCTCCTGGTGCATTTTCTTGGGGCAAAAAATGTTGAAGCAGAGATATTGGAAGGGTTTTCATTTTTTATAGAATAGCAATTTATGGTATAGTTGTATATACCACTTTACTCCTGATTTGATTAGGACATTTTCCCTAATTTTTCCTTTCTGCGAAAAAGAAAAAGCTAATTCGAAGAACAGTTCCTTTTTCGAATTAGCTTTACCAAACATATTCCCTTTCATGAGGAAATGGTTCCCTCATTCACTGCTGATCTTTTCGAGCAGCGCATCTCCGTCCTCACTAACGCGCACATAGGCAAAGCGGGCCTTCTCCTGCCATTTTTTCCCTTCTCCTTCCGGAACAAAATACGATTCAATTCCATACACGACCGTATTGCCGTAAAACGTTCCATTGATGATTATTTTTTAAAACTCCCTTTGTTCGTAACCGGCATTCTACTATAAACAAATTGATAAACAGAAATGCAAACAGAAAGATAAGCAATCCCTAACAAAAACCCTGCCAAAACGTCAGACGGGTAGTGAACTTGAAGGCTTAAGCGGCTAAGCCCTGTCAATAATGCAAGAAGGCCGAAAATGAAAAAAATCATCCACCGTTGTGATGCTTTCTTTACCTCTTTGCTTAGAAAGTACGCGATTAACAACAAATAAATGCTGCCGACCATCGCGTGGCCGCTCGGGAAGCTAAACCCGTACACCCCTTGCGCAAATGGCGGCCGCGCCCGTCCGACAAGGTCCTTAATAAATGTATTCAGCCCGTAACCGCCGCCGACAGCAACCAGCACAAGCACCATGCCGTAATAATCGCGTTTGCAAAACCATAAAAACAACACAAGCAGGATGCTGGCAATGCCGATGAAATAGCCATAGCCTAATATCGTAAAGCCATCTAACCAGTCCCATGAATCAAACAATTGTAGCAGCCGCTGATCTATCGCATTGGTTGCTCCCGCCGCCACCGCGGCCCATATGGCAAGAAACAGGAGAAAACTAAATGCAGATACGGATAGAAGACGTTTGTTCATATTCGTACTCCTTGCTTTTGCTATTTATATCAAAATTATAACTCAACTTCGGATTGTCCGCTTCGACGAATGCGTGAAATTCGAGTTTATTCCTGCACTCCTTCATGGTTCAGTGTTTCTTTTAAAAATACAGGCTGATTGAATGACTTTTCAACATTCAAATAGGTACTTTTTATCATAATTTTTTGACTAAACATAATTCCAAATCCTTAATTTTCCTGTTTCATATTTCTTGGAAAACAAACACTGTGTAAAATATATAATGGATTTCATATTTTTTACAAACAGTAGTTATTTTGGAGGAAGATGAATGAATATGGAGGAAAAAGAATACATCATTCACCAATTATATAATGATATTTCTAATCTTGAAAACCAATTGCGACATAATTACGAAAAAATTGCACGGTTAAAAAAAGCTGAAAGTGGCATATCCAATGAACTTAGTGAATTGGTTGATCACAAACCACTTGTATTTGACCCCGAGCTCACTCCCTATACATGGCAAGGCAAATATGCCGATATGTTTTTAGATATAAGAAACGGCACCAATTACGCATACACAGGCATTATTCAGCAAACGGAAAGCCTTTTAAATGATATTTCCAAAAAGATATCGGAACTAGAAGCGATGAATACAAGCATTTCCAACTCTATTTCTTCAAAACGAAGCCAGCTGGTTCATTTAAAGACTCTTCATTTAAAGACTCTGTAAGCAGGTGGGATCACAATGACAGAAATTAAAGTCCATTTAAAGGAAGTTGAAGCGTCATTAGACGAGCTAAAACGTAAAATAAGCGAATTAAATACTAACCATTCACATCCATCGTTCCCGGTTTCCTCTCTTGATTTCATCACAAAAATAAAAGCAATTGAAGACCTTTACTATCAAATCGTTACCGATTATAAAAATACGCTATTACACATTGAGAACGATGTTCGGAGACATATTGAGAATCTTGCGGAGACAGACCGAAATATTGCCAAAAAAATGTGCATATAACGGGGTGTCAAGCCGATGAAGGTATTAAAAGTATCCGAAGTTTCACATGAAATCAATCAATTGATCCGTCAAAAACAGCAAGAAAAAGAACAAATCCTCGCTATTCGCGATGCTGTGAACAAAATAATCCGTTTAGACGATGCTTTAGAGGGGGAAGGCGGTGAAGCGATTAAAGAACACTTTGCTACTTTGCATATCCCTGCCATTCTCCTGCTGCATCAATTTCTTTATCAGTATTTAGATATCCTAAAAAACATTTTAACTAGGATCGAACATTTTGAAACAAATAGCGGTTTTATAAGCGAACAATTTATCGAAACAGAAGTAAAAGCAAGCCTTAATCAGTTAGAAATCTTTACTGAGGAAACGGTCAATAGCATCAATCAATATTTTTTAGACGTGGCAGATTTGATTCATGGCACTCCCGTTCAAATTCTTCCTTTTCAGCAGCAAATAGCATCGGCAAAAAGTCACGCTCAAAAAACTGTCCATGAACTGGCGAAGCTGGATGAAGAAATCTCTAGGGAACTGACATCCATGCAAGAGCAGCTCACTCAAATTCGTCAATTCATCCAGAAACTGCACGAATGGACAAAAGGCGGCGTTTTCTTAAGTAAAGAACAAATAAAAGAAATCGAAAATTTCATTTCTGAAACAGATATATTCAAAGAAATGATTGATGATGCGATTGAGCTGTCTGTACAAGAGGGAGATTCCACTATTGTAGGCGCCGTCGCCGAATGGCTCGATTCCCTCGGCAAATTCAACGGCGCGCTTAGTGTTGCAAAAGGACTGGTTGCAGTTCACGTTCTCCGTACAGGTTTATTAACTTTATCAAAAGATGGAAAAGGGAATTTTATTATTAAAGCATCCCAAACGTGGCTAAAAGGAGCAAATAAAAAATACGAATCAAAGCTTGCAGAAAGAATCTACCAATTATTAGAAAAAGGAGATAAAAACTCTAGCAATATAATTAAAAGAGCTTTAGCAAAATATCACAATGCACCAAGCGGTGTTTTACGTGAGCTTATCGGTTTACATCCGAAAACAAATAGAATCAGTTTTGGGAAAATCGTCGCAAAACAACACAAAATCCTTGTCTTTGATGAAAAGTTATTAAAACAATACAATGCAAAAGTGGATATTAAAAGTACCGCTCGGCAATTTACGGATACTAAATCAGTATCAAAGCTTCTTAAAAGGGTGCCACTTGGAGGAATATTGTTCTCAGTAAGTACAAATATGGGTGAATTTTTCAGTGACGAGAATCAATATAAATCTTTGACTGAAAAAAGCGGAAGATTTG
This window contains:
- a CDS encoding LXG domain-containing protein, whose product is MKVLKVSEVSHEINQLIRQKQQEKEQILAIRDAVNKIIRLDDALEGEGGEAIKEHFATLHIPAILLLHQFLYQYLDILKNILTRIEHFETNSGFISEQFIETEVKASLNQLEIFTEETVNSINQYFLDVADLIHGTPVQILPFQQQIASAKSHAQKTVHELAKLDEEISRELTSMQEQLTQIRQFIQKLHEWTKGGVFLSKEQIKEIENFISETDIFKEMIDDAIELSVQEGDSTIVGAVAEWLDSLGKFNGALSVAKGLVAVHVLRTGLLTLSKDGKGNFIIKASQTWLKGANKKYESKLAERIYQLLEKGDKNSSNIIKRALAKYHNAPSGVLRELIGLHPKTNRISFGKIVAKQHKILVFDEKLLKQYNAKVDIKSTARQFTDTKSVSKLLKRVPLGGILFSVSTNMGEFFSDENQYKSLTEKSGRFAAGIGLDLGVAGTTSAGAYIGSLIAPGPGTIIGGAIGAGVGIIGSWLIEDDVKDFGEKVAKEIVEGVQETIQEIGEGVETVVNEIEEGIENVGNFIADFFN
- a CDS encoding DUF5082 domain-containing protein, whose amino-acid sequence is MNMEEKEYIIHQLYNDISNLENQLRHNYEKIARLKKAESGISNELSELVDHKPLVFDPELTPYTWQGKYADMFLDIRNGTNYAYTGIIQQTESLLNDISKKISELEAMNTSISNSISSKRSQLVHLKTLHLKTL
- a CDS encoding serine hydrolase domain-containing protein, which produces MSNRSISIVLSSVMLGSVIISSPPPVFAISHEHPSPTMEQTEKKVYKTTQSKIQTPFSWDHPGPVSPVIHPGSPKAAGMREEPLREIDQVIEQAMRDRVIPGAVVYIVRRGIIVKHEAYGYAKRYEDDVFTESKQPISMREDTIFDLASISKLFTTTAAMKLYEQGKFSLDDPVAKYIPEFAQNGKEKVTIRQLMTHTSGLAAWIPLYKMGTNREDRLQIVFAQPLEHPPGTTYTYSDLNMITLGALVERLSGLRLDQFVYKYITKPLGMNDTMYNPPPHLKTRIAATEYQPWTGRGLVWGEVHDENAWALDGVAGHAGVFSTAHDLAIFASMFLQNGKYGGKRILQPETVRLLMENQIPQFPGDDHGLGWELAQGWYMDALSESTTLGHTGYTGTSIVVSPNNHVIAILLTNRVHPTRNTVSTNPLRRQVARLTADAIPIAMPRKEQAWFAGYGDGLNAVLSTNVTLNEQATLTFDTWYRIEPNVDFGVVEVSQDGIHWTQVGELLTGSSGDWITKTVTIPAHTVSIRFRYHTDVSVNGRGWYVTNICLTDENGKKMKATWESSEWEQRSF
- a CDS encoding phosphatase PAP2 family protein translates to MNKRLLSVSAFSFLLFLAIWAAVAAGATNAIDQRLLQLFDSWDWLDGFTILGYGYFIGIASILLVLFLWFCKRDYYGMVLVLVAVGGGYGLNTFIKDLVGRARPPFAQGVYGFSFPSGHAMVGSIYLLLIAYFLSKEVKKASQRWMIFFIFGLLALLTGLSRLSLQVHYPSDVLAGFLLGIAYLSVCISVYQFVYSRMPVTNKGSFKK
- a CDS encoding YwqI/YxiC family protein yields the protein MTEIKVHLKEVEASLDELKRKISELNTNHSHPSFPVSSLDFITKIKAIEDLYYQIVTDYKNTLLHIENDVRRHIENLAETDRNIAKKMCI